A stretch of the Bacillus anthracis str. Vollum genome encodes the following:
- a CDS encoding CoA-acylating methylmalonate-semialdehyde dehydrogenase encodes MTVQTAQIVKNYIGGEWVESISTKMEAVYNPATGEVIAQVPLSTKVDVEQAVLAANEAFKSWSKTAVPRRARILFKYQQLLVDNWEELAKLITIENGKSYNEAYGEVLRGIECVEFAAGAPTLMMGKQLPDIATGIESGMYRYPIGVIGGITPFNFPMMVPCWMFPLAIACGNTFVLKPSERTPLLAARLAELAEEAGLPKGVLNIVNGAHDVVNGLLEHKLVKAISFVGSQPVAEYVYKKGTENLKRVQALAGAKNHSIVLNDANLELATKQIISAAFGSAGERCMAASVVTVEEEIADQLVERLVAEANKIVIGNGLDEDVFLGPVIRDNHKERTIGYIDSGVEQGATLVRDGREDTAVKGAGYFVGPTIFDHVTKEMKIWQDEIFAPVLSIVRVKSLDEAIEIANESRFANGACIYTDSGASVRQFRETIESGMLGVNVGVPAPMAFFPFSGWKDSFYGDLHANGTDGVEFYTRKKMLTSRWEK; translated from the coding sequence ATGACAGTACAAACAGCACAAATTGTAAAAAACTACATTGGCGGCGAATGGGTAGAATCCATTTCAACTAAGATGGAAGCTGTATATAATCCTGCAACAGGAGAAGTAATTGCTCAAGTACCACTTTCAACAAAAGTAGATGTTGAACAAGCTGTATTAGCAGCAAATGAAGCGTTCAAATCTTGGTCTAAAACTGCTGTACCAAGACGCGCTCGTATTCTATTTAAATATCAACAATTACTAGTAGATAACTGGGAAGAGTTAGCGAAACTAATTACGATTGAAAACGGAAAAAGCTATAACGAGGCTTACGGTGAAGTTCTTCGTGGTATTGAGTGCGTGGAGTTTGCAGCGGGTGCTCCGACATTAATGATGGGAAAACAGCTACCTGATATTGCAACAGGTATTGAGTCTGGTATGTATCGCTACCCAATTGGTGTTATAGGCGGCATTACACCTTTTAACTTCCCAATGATGGTTCCATGCTGGATGTTCCCACTTGCAATTGCTTGTGGTAATACATTTGTATTAAAACCTTCAGAGCGTACACCACTTCTAGCAGCAAGATTAGCAGAATTAGCTGAAGAAGCAGGCTTACCAAAAGGCGTATTAAATATCGTAAATGGCGCTCACGATGTAGTAAACGGTCTTCTGGAACATAAATTAGTGAAGGCAATTTCATTTGTAGGTTCTCAGCCTGTCGCAGAATATGTATACAAAAAAGGAACAGAAAACTTAAAACGCGTGCAAGCATTAGCAGGTGCGAAAAACCATTCCATTGTATTAAATGATGCGAATCTGGAACTAGCAACAAAGCAAATTATTAGCGCTGCATTCGGTTCAGCTGGTGAGCGTTGTATGGCTGCCTCTGTTGTAACAGTAGAAGAAGAAATTGCAGACCAATTAGTTGAAAGACTAGTAGCAGAAGCGAATAAAATTGTAATTGGCAATGGTCTTGATGAAGATGTATTTTTAGGACCAGTTATTCGTGATAACCATAAAGAGCGCACAATTGGTTACATCGATTCAGGTGTAGAACAGGGCGCTACGTTAGTTCGTGACGGACGTGAAGATACAGCTGTAAAAGGAGCTGGTTACTTCGTTGGACCAACAATTTTTGACCATGTTACAAAAGAAATGAAAATCTGGCAAGATGAGATTTTTGCCCCTGTTTTATCCATTGTTCGTGTGAAATCATTAGATGAAGCGATTGAAATTGCGAATGAATCTCGCTTTGCAAATGGGGCTTGCATTTATACAGATAGCGGGGCAAGTGTACGTCAATTCCGTGAAACAATTGAATCCGGTATGTTAGGTGTGAATGTTGGGGTTCCAGCACCAATGGCATTCTTCCCGTTCTCTGGCTGGAAAGACTCTTTCTATGGTGATCTTCATGCGAATGGTACGGACGGTGTTGAGTTTTATACTAGAAAGAAAATGCTTACATCTCGTTGGGAAAAGTAA
- the iolE gene encoding myo-inosose-2 dehydratase, giving the protein MFKENTIKLGIAPIAWTNDDMPELGAENTFEQCISEMALAGFNGSEVGNKYPRNTVVLKKSLELRNLEIASAWFSTFLTTKPIEETVEEFIKHRDFLHGMGAKVIVVSEQGHSIQGLMDVPLFKNKPVFTEEEWEKLADGLHHLGKLAQEKGLHIVYHHHMGTGVQTTTEIEKLMDMTDPALVSLLFDTGHLVFSGEEPLYILKKYLPRIKHVHLKDIRQEVVDVVKEKELSFLQAVKNGAFTVPGDGVIVFDEVFTILANSNYQGWFVVEAEQDPALANPFEYALKARKFIQEKAGL; this is encoded by the coding sequence ATGTTTAAAGAAAATACAATTAAGCTTGGAATTGCACCAATTGCTTGGACAAATGATGATATGCCGGAGCTAGGGGCAGAAAATACGTTTGAACAATGTATTAGTGAGATGGCACTAGCTGGATTTAATGGAAGTGAAGTAGGGAATAAATATCCGAGAAATACGGTTGTATTAAAAAAATCTTTGGAATTACGAAACTTGGAGATTGCTAGTGCATGGTTTAGTACGTTTTTAACAACGAAGCCGATTGAAGAGACGGTAGAAGAATTCATTAAGCATAGGGACTTCTTGCATGGCATGGGTGCAAAAGTCATCGTTGTTTCAGAGCAAGGGCATAGTATTCAAGGGTTAATGGATGTACCACTATTTAAAAATAAGCCTGTTTTTACAGAAGAAGAGTGGGAGAAGCTTGCGGATGGATTACATCACCTCGGTAAATTAGCTCAGGAAAAGGGGCTACATATTGTATACCATCATCATATGGGTACGGGTGTTCAAACAACGACAGAAATTGAAAAGTTAATGGATATGACTGATCCAGCGCTTGTATCTCTGCTTTTTGATACAGGTCATCTTGTTTTTTCAGGAGAAGAGCCACTTTATATTTTGAAGAAATATTTACCTCGTATTAAACACGTACATTTAAAAGATATTCGTCAAGAAGTAGTAGATGTTGTAAAGGAAAAAGAATTGAGCTTCTTACAGGCAGTGAAGAATGGGGCATTTACAGTTCCTGGGGATGGCGTAATTGTATTTGATGAAGTGTTTACTATCCTTGCAAACTCTAATTATCAAGGGTGGTTTGTGGTAGAAGCAGAGCAAGACCCAGCTTTAGCGAATCCTTTTGAATACGCATTAAAAGCCCGAAAATTTATACAAGAAAAAGCCGGTCTGTAA
- a CDS encoding class II fructose-bisphosphate aldolase — protein MPLVQMKDILMKANQENYGVGAFSVTNMEMVMGAIKAAEELSSPLILQIAEVRLNHSPIHMIGPLMVAAAKQATVPVAVHFDHGMTFEKIQETLEIGFSSVMFDGSHYPLEENIQKTKEIVELAKQYGATVEAEIGRVGGSEDGSEDIEMLLTSTTEAKRFAEETDVDALAVAIGNAHGMYNGDPNLRLDRLQEINDVVHIPLVLHGGSGISPEDFKQCIQHGVRKINVATATFQNVITAVNNTVLNTPYSDYFTYHQDVIKAAYENVKSHMQIFGSENRA, from the coding sequence ATGCCATTAGTTCAAATGAAAGATATTTTAATGAAAGCAAATCAAGAGAATTATGGGGTTGGGGCTTTCAGTGTCACCAATATGGAAATGGTAATGGGAGCTATTAAAGCAGCTGAAGAGTTAAGCTCACCGCTTATTCTACAAATTGCGGAAGTTCGTTTGAATCATTCGCCAATTCATATGATTGGTCCTTTGATGGTAGCTGCAGCGAAACAAGCAACTGTTCCAGTAGCAGTGCACTTTGATCACGGTATGACATTTGAAAAGATTCAAGAGACGTTAGAGATTGGTTTTAGTTCGGTTATGTTTGATGGCTCGCACTATCCGTTAGAAGAAAATATACAAAAGACTAAAGAAATTGTAGAACTTGCGAAACAGTACGGTGCGACGGTAGAGGCTGAGATTGGCAGAGTTGGTGGTAGTGAGGACGGATCAGAAGATATTGAGATGTTGCTGACAAGCACTACAGAAGCAAAACGATTTGCAGAAGAAACAGACGTAGATGCTTTAGCTGTTGCAATTGGAAATGCGCATGGTATGTACAATGGAGATCCTAATTTACGATTAGACCGCCTACAAGAGATTAATGATGTAGTCCATATCCCACTCGTTTTACATGGCGGCTCTGGCATTAGTCCAGAGGATTTCAAGCAATGTATTCAACATGGTGTTCGTAAAATTAATGTAGCAACAGCCACATTTCAGAATGTAATTACTGCGGTTAACAATACCGTCCTAAATACTCCGTATTCAGATTATTTTACGTATCACCAGGATGTTATTAAGGCCGCATATGAAAACGTTAAAAGTCATATGCAAATATTCGGAAGTGAAAACAGAGCATAA
- a CDS encoding Phr family secreted Rap phosphatase inhibitor gives MKKIKKLLFSTIIVSTLACSMISLNVSQHSSFNGGDTPAPTKLIISGGVSIN, from the coding sequence ATGAAAAAAATAAAAAAATTGTTATTCAGTACGATAATAGTAAGTACATTAGCATGTAGCATGATTAGTTTAAATGTATCACAACACTCTTCATTTAATGGTGGAGATACGCCAGCACCAACAAAACTGATTATCTCTGGTGGAGTATCTATTAATTAA
- a CDS encoding 5-deoxy-glucuronate isomerase, producing MLGKLGELNEGYNVLTEMNGQCSDMLMDIGIYKMTNGKEELLFDNKNETAVLLLEGAIRLEWEGMEQVLQRQSVFEENPWCLHVSKNVKVTITALSDSEVLVQKTDNDQEFASKLYTPNECQSVVAGDGVWEGTAQRVIRTIFDYNNAAYSNMVVGEVISYPGRWSSYPPHHHDQPEVYYYRFNKPQGFGCAMVGEDAYRVVHNSFITIPGELDHPQATAPGYAMYFCWMIRHFENNPWNDRIMEEEHKWLLEPNAKIWPEKE from the coding sequence ATGTTAGGAAAATTGGGTGAATTAAATGAGGGGTATAATGTATTAACAGAAATGAACGGTCAATGCAGTGATATGTTAATGGATATAGGCATATATAAGATGACTAATGGGAAAGAAGAGTTGCTATTTGATAATAAGAATGAAACAGCAGTTCTTTTACTGGAAGGCGCAATACGTTTAGAGTGGGAAGGCATGGAACAAGTTCTTCAAAGACAGTCTGTGTTTGAAGAAAACCCTTGGTGCTTACATGTATCTAAAAATGTGAAGGTTACCATTACTGCGCTTTCAGATAGTGAAGTGCTTGTTCAAAAAACGGATAATGATCAAGAATTTGCTTCTAAGTTATATACTCCAAATGAGTGTCAAAGTGTTGTAGCTGGAGATGGAGTATGGGAGGGAACGGCGCAGCGTGTTATTCGTACGATTTTTGACTATAACAATGCAGCATATTCTAATATGGTAGTAGGAGAAGTTATTTCTTATCCAGGGCGATGGTCCAGTTATCCACCTCATCACCATGATCAACCGGAGGTATATTATTATCGCTTTAACAAACCACAGGGATTTGGTTGTGCAATGGTTGGTGAGGATGCATATCGCGTTGTACATAATAGCTTTATTACAATTCCAGGTGAGCTAGACCATCCACAAGCAACCGCGCCAGGATATGCCATGTATTTTTGTTGGATGATTCGACACTTTGAGAATAATCCTTGGAATGATCGTATCATGGAGGAAGAACACAAGTGGTTATTAGAACCAAACGCGAAAATTTGGCCAGAAAAGGAATAG
- a CDS encoding DUF3221 domain-containing protein, which yields MFTQKQKLVTTVTALTLGCGFTFGLTPAFADSNKASVSTTPIHSIQKQEQEPFTGYVISVENNYLVVAATSTKDEALAYQNDWWELVSQNKILRVPVSNGKNYTIGEQLNVYAAAWTKSLPPIAVMPKIEKVIQ from the coding sequence ATGTTTACACAAAAACAAAAATTAGTAACAACCGTAACAGCTTTAACATTAGGATGTGGATTTACTTTTGGATTAACACCGGCATTTGCAGATTCTAATAAGGCGTCTGTAAGCACTACACCTATTCATTCTATTCAAAAACAAGAACAAGAGCCGTTTACTGGATATGTCATTTCAGTAGAAAACAATTATTTAGTGGTTGCTGCTACATCTACAAAAGATGAAGCTCTCGCTTATCAAAATGATTGGTGGGAGTTAGTTTCTCAAAATAAGATTTTAAGGGTTCCAGTTTCAAATGGTAAAAATTACACTATAGGTGAACAGTTAAATGTTTATGCTGCTGCATGGACCAAATCTTTACCCCCAATTGCTGTAATGCCTAAAATTGAAAAAGTAATTCAATAG
- the iolD gene encoding 3D-(3,5/4)-trihydroxycyclohexane-1,2-dione acylhydrolase (decyclizing), whose translation MQTVRMTTAQALVKFLNQQYVEFDGKQQKFVKGIFTIFGHGNVVGLGQALEEDAGELEVYQGRNEQGMANAAMAFAKQKHRKQIMACTSSVGPGSANMITSAATASANNIPVLLLPGDVFATRQPDPVLQQIEQTHDLSISTNDAFRAVSKYWDRINRPEQLMTAMIQAMRVLTNPADTGAVTICLPQDVQGEAWDFPSYFFQKRVHRIERRLPTKASLADAVEMIKRKKKPVMICGGGVRYAEAAEELKQFAETFHIPFGETQAGKSAIESSHPYNLGGIGVTGNVAANTIAKEADLVIGIGTRFTDFTTASKQLFQNEEVEFLNINISEFHANKLDALKVIADAKEALLALIDELQEIDYQSSYTVEIADAKDAWETELSRLHNIRFTCQDFTPEVEGHFNENLNEYVDALGTQLTQTAVIGQINTLLDKDAIIVGAAGSLPGDLQRMWASRKPNTYHMEYGYSCMGYEVAGALGAKLAEPSKEVYAMVGDGSYQMLHSELVTSLQENKKINVLLFDNSGFGCINNLQMGNGMGSFGTEFRYRNQETRKLDGAIMKIDFAASAAGYGVKTYHVTSLEQLQEALIDAKKQTVSTLIDIKVLPKTMTNGYESWWHVGVAEVSKNQSVQAAYESKVSNLQQARSY comes from the coding sequence ATGCAAACTGTTAGAATGACAACGGCGCAAGCATTGGTAAAGTTTTTAAATCAGCAATATGTGGAGTTTGATGGAAAGCAACAAAAGTTTGTTAAGGGAATCTTTACGATTTTTGGTCATGGAAATGTAGTAGGCCTAGGTCAGGCTTTAGAAGAGGACGCTGGGGAATTAGAAGTATATCAAGGGAGAAATGAGCAAGGAATGGCAAATGCTGCGATGGCTTTTGCAAAACAAAAACATAGAAAACAAATTATGGCATGTACTTCCTCTGTTGGTCCTGGATCAGCAAATATGATTACCTCTGCAGCAACAGCTTCTGCAAATAATATTCCCGTTTTATTACTTCCAGGAGATGTATTTGCAACGAGACAACCTGATCCTGTTCTTCAACAAATTGAACAAACACATGACTTATCTATTTCTACAAATGATGCTTTTCGTGCAGTAAGTAAGTACTGGGACCGGATAAATCGTCCTGAACAATTGATGACCGCTATGATTCAAGCGATGCGTGTTTTAACGAATCCGGCAGATACAGGAGCTGTAACCATTTGTTTACCACAAGATGTCCAAGGAGAAGCATGGGATTTTCCAAGTTACTTCTTCCAAAAGCGTGTTCACCGTATTGAACGCCGTCTACCTACAAAAGCCAGCTTAGCGGATGCAGTGGAAATGATTAAGAGAAAGAAAAAGCCAGTTATGATTTGCGGTGGTGGTGTAAGATACGCAGAAGCGGCAGAAGAGTTAAAACAGTTTGCTGAAACATTCCACATTCCATTTGGAGAAACACAAGCTGGAAAAAGTGCGATTGAAAGTAGTCATCCATATAATCTAGGCGGCATTGGGGTAACGGGAAATGTAGCAGCTAATACAATTGCAAAGGAAGCGGATCTTGTTATTGGCATCGGGACGAGATTTACTGATTTTACAACGGCATCTAAACAATTATTTCAAAATGAAGAAGTTGAGTTTTTAAACATCAACATTTCAGAATTCCATGCGAATAAGCTGGATGCATTAAAGGTTATAGCGGACGCGAAAGAAGCACTTCTTGCTCTAATAGATGAACTGCAAGAAATTGATTATCAATCTAGTTATACAGTAGAAATTGCTGATGCAAAAGATGCTTGGGAAACAGAATTATCACGTCTACATAATATTCGCTTTACATGTCAAGATTTCACACCAGAAGTCGAAGGTCATTTCAATGAAAATTTAAATGAGTATGTAGACGCACTTGGTACACAATTAACACAGACTGCAGTCATTGGACAAATCAATACATTACTTGATAAAGATGCAATTATTGTTGGAGCAGCAGGAAGTCTTCCAGGTGATTTACAAAGAATGTGGGCATCGAGAAAACCTAATACATATCACATGGAGTATGGATACTCTTGCATGGGTTATGAGGTTGCGGGCGCACTTGGTGCAAAGCTAGCTGAACCATCGAAAGAAGTATATGCAATGGTAGGGGATGGTAGTTACCAGATGCTTCATTCTGAGCTTGTCACAAGTCTTCAAGAAAACAAAAAAATTAACGTCTTATTGTTTGATAACTCCGGATTTGGCTGCATTAATAACTTACAAATGGGCAATGGAATGGGGAGCTTTGGAACAGAGTTTCGCTACCGAAACCAGGAAACACGTAAATTAGACGGAGCAATTATGAAAATCGATTTTGCAGCTAGCGCAGCTGGATATGGTGTGAAAACATATCATGTTACATCACTAGAACAATTACAAGAAGCGCTTATAGATGCGAAAAAACAAACAGTTTCTACATTAATTGATATTAAAGTATTACCCAAAACAATGACAAATGGATACGAGTCATGGTGGCATGTAGGTGTTGCAGAAGTATCTAAAAATCAAAGTGTACAAGCTGCGTACGAGAGTAAAGTAAGTAACTTGCAACAGGCAAGATCTTATTAG
- a CDS encoding helix-turn-helix transcriptional regulator, with the protein MLHNRIVVCRAEKGWTQEELAKRVGVSRQTIATLEKNKYNPSLILAFKIANVFEKPITDVFDYQEE; encoded by the coding sequence TTGTTACATAATAGAATTGTAGTTTGTCGAGCAGAAAAAGGTTGGACTCAAGAAGAATTGGCAAAAAGGGTTGGTGTTAGTCGACAAACTATCGCTACTCTTGAAAAGAATAAATATAATCCTTCTCTAATTCTTGCCTTTAAAATCGCAAATGTATTTGAAAAGCCAATAACAGACGTGTTTGATTATCAGGAGGAGTGA
- a CDS encoding RapH N-terminal domain-containing protein — MTVQEKSNKQLMELLHEWYEEIRLYHVVEAKQTYLKVKESLKGIETDQYVSFYYSLLNFRYKVLVDGMSITKDSFNQIEKLPHIKDEFSFLAYYYYFFKAIHSTIIANYTEAKTYYEKAEGLLKGIPDEIEKAEFEYRFSTYCYQSYQPFEAIQHAVKAKEIYLNHVGYKINIALCDNVYGLACIDLREFERAEECLNMVIDIFKKYDEEQLLLRVRSNLGWLYNIQDLYPLAIRQSSEIINTIPNHFKALFVLARAYYKLEGIETARAYIEQGMKYTNESGNEEYKHRFAVLNELITELPRIKLKKVVTDAISYFKKEEMWDCVKEYAEILALQFYETNNHVKASKYFYISNNADKKHLRKGALK, encoded by the coding sequence ATGACTGTTCAAGAAAAAAGTAATAAACAATTGATGGAATTATTACATGAATGGTATGAAGAAATTCGTTTATATCATGTAGTAGAAGCAAAACAAACATATCTAAAAGTAAAAGAAAGTTTAAAAGGAATAGAAACAGACCAATATGTATCATTCTATTATTCCCTGCTGAATTTTAGATATAAAGTTTTGGTAGATGGAATGAGTATTACAAAAGATTCTTTTAATCAAATAGAAAAACTACCTCATATTAAAGATGAATTTTCATTTTTAGCTTACTATTATTATTTCTTTAAGGCAATCCACTCTACAATTATAGCAAATTATACTGAGGCAAAAACATACTATGAAAAGGCGGAAGGACTTTTAAAAGGTATACCTGACGAAATAGAAAAAGCTGAGTTTGAGTATAGATTTTCAACATACTGTTATCAATCTTATCAACCATTTGAAGCGATTCAACATGCAGTAAAAGCCAAAGAAATATATTTGAATCATGTAGGCTATAAAATTAATATTGCTTTATGCGACAATGTATATGGACTGGCTTGTATAGATCTAAGAGAATTTGAAAGAGCGGAAGAATGTCTCAATATGGTTATTGATATTTTTAAGAAGTATGATGAAGAACAATTATTATTACGAGTACGATCCAATTTAGGCTGGTTATATAATATTCAAGATTTATATCCATTGGCGATTAGACAGAGTTCTGAAATTATAAATACCATACCGAACCATTTTAAAGCATTATTTGTCTTAGCAAGAGCATATTATAAGTTAGAAGGCATTGAAACAGCAAGAGCATATATCGAGCAAGGAATGAAATATACAAATGAATCAGGAAATGAGGAATATAAACACCGTTTCGCAGTTTTAAATGAACTAATTACAGAACTGCCTAGAATTAAACTAAAAAAAGTAGTTACTGATGCCATTTCTTATTTTAAAAAAGAGGAAATGTGGGATTGTGTAAAAGAATATGCAGAGATTTTAGCACTGCAATTTTACGAAACAAATAATCATGTTAAAGCGAGTAAGTATTTCTATATTAGTAATAATGCTGATAAGAAACATTTAAGAAAAGGAGCGTTAAAGTAA
- a CDS encoding N-acetylmuramoyl-L-alanine amidase: MKNKLIATGILAGSLLSYSTSIVADTHRFPDVPAWADKSVTYLVDKQVLSGYPDGTFGSSDTLDRASAATIMTKALGIHIDLNAKPSFKDSQNHWGTPYIAAAEKAGIIKGEGNGIFNPSGKVTRAAMATMLVNAYKLQNKNTSNGQSKFEDLKGHWGEKFANTLIDLKISVGTDNGWQPNKFITRAEAAQLTAKTDMLQYSHSNPLENKTIIIDPGHGGEDPGKDTKGLPESKIVLDTSLRLQKLLEKHTPFTVLLTRKSDTRPGHDQKSSLQERVKFAKQNQGDIFISVHANAFNGNAKGTETYYYKSSKSEKTNPHVEESRVLAEKIQTRLVDALQTRDRGVKHGDLHVIRENDMPAVLTELAFIDNGIDYSKLSTENGRQIAAEAIYEGILDYYEWKGNNVSEYRL, translated from the coding sequence TTGAAGAACAAATTAATTGCTACAGGAATTCTTGCTGGAAGTTTACTATCATATTCTACTAGTATTGTTGCAGATACTCACAGATTCCCAGATGTTCCTGCATGGGCTGACAAATCCGTTACTTATTTAGTTGATAAACAAGTATTGAGTGGTTATCCAGATGGGACTTTTGGTTCAAGTGATACACTAGATAGAGCTTCTGCAGCAACAATTATGACTAAGGCTCTTGGTATACACATTGATTTAAATGCAAAACCATCTTTTAAAGATTCACAAAACCACTGGGGAACCCCTTATATTGCCGCAGCTGAAAAGGCAGGAATCATTAAAGGTGAAGGAAATGGAATATTTAATCCTTCTGGAAAAGTTACTCGTGCTGCTATGGCTACTATGCTAGTGAATGCATATAAACTACAAAATAAAAACACTAGCAATGGACAAAGTAAATTTGAAGATTTAAAGGGCCATTGGGGTGAAAAGTTCGCAAATACTTTAATTGATTTGAAAATTTCAGTTGGTACAGATAATGGCTGGCAACCAAATAAATTCATAACACGCGCTGAAGCTGCACAACTAACTGCAAAAACAGATATGCTTCAATATAGTCATAGTAATCCTTTAGAAAATAAAACCATAATTATTGATCCCGGACATGGTGGCGAAGATCCTGGAAAAGACACAAAGGGATTACCTGAAAGTAAGATTGTACTAGACACTTCTTTACGTCTACAAAAATTGCTTGAAAAACATACACCATTTACAGTTTTACTAACTCGTAAATCTGATACTAGACCAGGACATGATCAAAAAAGCTCTTTACAGGAACGTGTGAAATTTGCTAAACAAAATCAGGGGGATATCTTTATAAGTGTTCATGCAAATGCTTTTAATGGTAATGCAAAAGGGACGGAAACATACTACTATAAATCTTCTAAATCTGAAAAAACAAATCCTCATGTGGAAGAGAGTCGTGTTTTAGCTGAAAAAATTCAAACTCGATTAGTAGACGCTCTTCAAACACGTGATAGAGGCGTTAAACATGGAGATCTTCATGTTATAAGAGAAAATGACATGCCAGCTGTGTTAACGGAACTTGCTTTTATAGATAATGGTATCGATTACAGTAAGTTATCTACAGAAAACGGAAGGCAGATTGCTGCAGAAGCCATTTATGAGGGGATTTTAGATTATTATGAATGGAAAGGAAATAATGTATCTGAATATAGGCTGTAA
- the hlyIIR gene encoding hemolysin II regulator HlyIIR, translated as MEKSREQTMENILKAAKKKFGERGYEGTSIQEIAKEAKVNVAMASYYFNGKENLYYEVFKKYGLANELPNFLEKNQFNPINALREYLTVFTTHIKENPEIGTLAYEEIIKESARLEKIKPYFIGSFEQLKEILQEGEKQGVFHFFSINHTIHWITSIVLFPKFKKFIDSLGTNETNDTNHEWMPEDLVSRIISALTDKPNI; from the coding sequence ATGGAGAAGTCTCGTGAGCAGACGATGGAAAATATTTTGAAGGCTGCTAAGAAAAAATTTGGAGAGCGTGGTTACGAAGGTACGAGCATACAAGAAATTGCAAAAGAAGCGAAAGTAAATGTCGCTATGGCTTCATACTATTTTAATGGGAAAGAAAACCTGTATTATGAGGTATTTAAGAAATATGGCCTTGCTAATGAGTTACCTAATTTTCTTGAGAAGAATCAATTTAATCCTATTAATGCTCTAAGAGAATATTTAACAGTCTTTACTACACATATAAAAGAAAATCCTGAAATTGGCACATTGGCATATGAGGAGATTATTAAGGAAAGTGCAAGATTAGAAAAGATTAAACCGTATTTTATAGGTAGTTTTGAACAGTTAAAAGAAATATTGCAGGAAGGGGAAAAACAAGGAGTATTTCATTTCTTTTCTATAAATCATACGATACATTGGATCACTTCTATTGTTTTATTTCCAAAGTTTAAAAAGTTCATTGATTCTTTAGGAACAAATGAAACGAATGATACAAATCATGAATGGATGCCAGAAGATTTGGTGAGCAGGATTATTTCTGCTTTAACAGATAAGCCTAATATATGA
- a CDS encoding M15 family metallopeptidase, whose amino-acid sequence MRIKLVGIFTCMIVILGIFIVYTNQSIGKEPRKTNYETRENSINKEKNSTSNNIASSFASVQAVVNKEYGLPEDYKPEDLVVPNVPFSFSGTLEKSYLRKEAAEALERLFDLANKEGIQLNAVSGFRSYDYQKKLYANNVKRKGQEHTDRFSAKPGHSEHQTGLTMDVSSKSANNELELTFANTKEGKWLKENAHRAGFIIRYPKGKESITGYAYEPWHIRYVGDIAESIYKKKLTLEEYMNL is encoded by the coding sequence ATGAGAATTAAATTAGTAGGGATTTTTACTTGTATGATTGTGATACTTGGTATCTTTATCGTTTATACCAATCAATCTATTGGTAAAGAACCAAGAAAAACAAACTATGAAACTCGTGAAAACTCCATAAATAAAGAGAAAAATAGTACTTCAAATAACATAGCAAGTTCTTTTGCTAGTGTACAAGCTGTAGTTAATAAAGAATATGGATTGCCTGAAGACTATAAACCGGAAGATTTAGTTGTACCAAATGTACCATTCTCATTCAGTGGAACGCTAGAAAAGAGTTACCTTCGTAAAGAGGCAGCAGAAGCACTAGAAAGGTTATTTGATTTAGCAAATAAAGAAGGAATCCAGTTGAATGCTGTTTCTGGCTTTCGCTCCTATGATTATCAAAAAAAACTGTATGCAAACAACGTGAAAAGAAAAGGACAAGAGCATACGGATCGCTTCTCGGCAAAGCCAGGACATAGTGAACATCAAACAGGATTAACGATGGATGTTTCTTCAAAAAGTGCAAATAATGAGCTAGAGTTAACCTTTGCGAATACGAAAGAAGGAAAATGGCTGAAAGAAAATGCGCATCGTGCAGGTTTTATCATTCGTTATCCAAAAGGCAAAGAGAGTATTACTGGATATGCATATGAACCGTGGCATATTCGCTATGTAGGGGATATTGCTGAAAGTATATATAAGAAAAAACTGACTTTAGAAGAATATATGAATCTGTAA